A stretch of the Archangium violaceum genome encodes the following:
- a CDS encoding fatty acyl-AMP ligase → MKGPPLPRVKHATLDEALAAAARSPRGLVFVDAAERETSLSWAQVYGRARRTAAGLQRLGVSPGERVALLLPTSPGFMDAFFGALLAGAVPVPLYPPVRLGRLDEYHRSTARMLEVSGAAVVLTDSKVRLLLGASVAAARPRLGCHTVEEVSREAGDLVVPVTPESLALIQFSSGSTVDPKPVALRHGHLMAQLAALEAELPLAPGQAPVGVSWLPLYHDMGLIGCLLSAVYYPGSMVLLPPEVFLARPALWLRALSRHRGFVSPAPNFAYGLCLKRVKDSELEGVDLSAWRYALNGAEPVSLETLRRFSERFSRWGFQAGSLRPVYGLSEASLAVTFPPAGRGPHAVGVDARVLAMERRVVDGSREVVSVGRPVPGFEVQVRDELGHVLPERRVGRVFVRGPSVMAGYFGLLEATRRSLDDEGWLDTGDLGFEQDGELFLTGRAKDVVIIRGANHAPQEFEECLEAVEGLRTGCAVALGFTPEGENDEALLILAEHAPGAEVEGLEERVREAVVAGTGVRPHTVWVLEPGTLPRTSSGKMRRSEALRRYQAGELSAPKKVGTVGLVVEMAKSALALARAGGREG, encoded by the coding sequence ATGAAGGGACCGCCGCTGCCCCGGGTGAAGCACGCCACCCTCGACGAAGCACTCGCCGCCGCGGCGCGGAGCCCGCGGGGGCTCGTCTTCGTGGACGCGGCCGAGCGCGAGACGTCCCTGTCCTGGGCGCAGGTGTATGGACGTGCCCGTCGCACCGCCGCGGGCCTGCAACGCCTGGGCGTCTCTCCCGGGGAGCGCGTGGCGCTGCTGTTGCCCACCTCGCCGGGCTTCATGGATGCCTTCTTCGGCGCGTTGCTCGCGGGCGCGGTGCCGGTGCCGCTCTACCCGCCGGTGCGCCTGGGGCGGCTGGACGAGTACCACCGCTCCACCGCTCGCATGCTGGAGGTGTCCGGCGCGGCGGTGGTGCTCACGGACTCGAAGGTGCGGCTGCTGCTGGGCGCGTCCGTGGCGGCGGCGCGCCCGAGGCTGGGCTGCCACACGGTGGAGGAGGTGTCCCGCGAGGCGGGTGACCTGGTCGTGCCAGTCACCCCCGAGTCGCTCGCCCTCATCCAGTTCTCCTCGGGCTCGACGGTGGACCCGAAGCCGGTGGCGCTCCGCCACGGCCATTTGATGGCGCAGCTCGCGGCGCTGGAGGCGGAGCTTCCGCTGGCGCCGGGCCAGGCTCCGGTGGGCGTGTCGTGGCTGCCGCTGTACCACGACATGGGGCTCATCGGCTGTCTGCTATCGGCGGTGTACTACCCGGGCAGCATGGTGTTGCTGCCTCCCGAGGTGTTCCTCGCGCGCCCGGCGTTGTGGCTGCGCGCGCTGTCGCGGCACCGCGGCTTCGTCTCGCCCGCGCCCAATTTCGCCTACGGGCTGTGTCTCAAGCGGGTGAAGGACTCGGAGCTGGAGGGCGTGGACCTCTCGGCCTGGCGGTACGCGCTCAACGGCGCGGAGCCGGTGTCGCTGGAGACGCTGCGCCGCTTCTCCGAGCGCTTCTCCCGGTGGGGCTTCCAGGCGGGGTCGTTGCGGCCGGTGTATGGGCTGTCCGAGGCCTCGCTCGCCGTCACCTTCCCACCGGCGGGCAGGGGGCCGCACGCGGTGGGAGTGGACGCGCGGGTGCTGGCCATGGAGCGGCGCGTGGTGGACGGCTCGCGCGAGGTGGTGTCCGTGGGGCGCCCGGTGCCGGGCTTCGAGGTGCAGGTGCGCGACGAGCTGGGCCATGTGCTGCCGGAGCGCCGGGTGGGGCGGGTGTTCGTGCGAGGGCCCTCGGTGATGGCGGGGTACTTCGGCCTCCTGGAGGCGACGCGGCGCTCGCTGGACGACGAGGGCTGGCTGGACACGGGGGACCTGGGCTTCGAGCAGGACGGGGAGTTGTTCCTCACCGGCCGCGCCAAGGACGTGGTCATCATCCGCGGCGCCAACCACGCGCCCCAGGAGTTCGAGGAGTGCCTGGAGGCAGTGGAGGGCCTGCGCACGGGCTGCGCGGTGGCGCTGGGCTTCACCCCCGAGGGAGAGAACGACGAGGCGCTGCTCATCCTCGCCGAGCACGCGCCGGGCGCGGAGGTGGAGGGCCTGGAGGAGCGGGTGCGCGAGGCGGTGGTGGCGGGCACGGGCGTGCGTCCGCACACGGTGTGGGTGCTGGAGCCGGGAACGCTGCCGCGCACCTCGAGCGGGAAGATGCGCCGGAGCGAGGCCTTGCGGCGCTACCAGGCGGGTGAGCTGTCGGCGCCGAAGAAGGTGGGGACGGTGGGGCTGGTGGTGGAGATGGCGAAGAGCGCGCTGGCCCTCGCCCGAGCGGGGGGACGCGAGGGGTGA
- a CDS encoding acyl carrier protein: protein MVENELVVLSEIRRIVSQELDWKGPVEPSQQLIRDLQLDSLGLTVLAVELENRFRIRLSMEDSVGVSTVGDLMRLVASRASEASQVTCTGGAP, encoded by the coding sequence GTGGTTGAGAACGAGCTGGTCGTCCTTTCCGAGATACGCCGCATCGTCTCCCAGGAGCTGGACTGGAAGGGCCCGGTGGAGCCCTCACAGCAGCTCATCCGGGATCTGCAGCTGGACAGCCTGGGATTGACGGTCCTGGCGGTGGAGCTGGAGAACCGCTTCCGCATCCGTCTGTCGATGGAGGACTCGGTGGGGGTGAGCACCGTCGGAGATCTCATGCGCCTGGTGGCCTCGCGCGCCAGCGAGGCGTCCCAGGTGACATGCACGGGAGGCGCGCCATGA
- a CDS encoding isoprenylcysteine carboxyl methyltransferase family protein, translating to MVSSLVGYLAFLGLLSAERLVELVISKRNAARAFARGGVETGQGHYRVMVVLHSLFLVSCVAEVLVLGRPFPGGFGFAALGVALVAQALRYWAISSLGELWNTRIIVVPGLSPVTRGPYRYLRHPNYVAVVLELAAVPLIHGAWVTAVVFTLANAWLLRVRIRAEEAALGAAYADAFANRPRFIPEVPRG from the coding sequence ATGGTGAGCTCGCTCGTCGGCTACCTGGCCTTTCTGGGGCTGCTCTCCGCCGAGCGGCTCGTGGAGCTCGTCATCTCCAAGCGCAACGCGGCGCGGGCCTTCGCTCGCGGCGGCGTGGAGACGGGGCAGGGGCACTACCGGGTGATGGTGGTGCTCCACTCGCTCTTCCTCGTCTCGTGCGTGGCGGAGGTGCTGGTGCTCGGGCGTCCCTTTCCGGGCGGGTTCGGCTTCGCCGCGCTGGGCGTGGCGCTCGTGGCCCAGGCGCTGCGCTACTGGGCCATCAGCTCCCTGGGTGAGCTCTGGAACACGCGCATCATCGTGGTGCCGGGCCTGTCGCCGGTGACGCGCGGGCCCTACCGTTACCTGCGCCACCCCAACTACGTGGCGGTGGTGCTGGAGCTGGCCGCGGTGCCGCTCATCCACGGTGCGTGGGTGACGGCCGTTGTCTTCACCCTGGCCAATGCATGGCTGCTCCGGGTGCGCATCCGCGCCGAGGAGGCGGCACTGGGCGCGGCCTACGCCGACGCCTTCGCGAACAGGCCTCGCTTCATTCCGGAGGTGCCCCGTGGTTGA